In one Bos mutus isolate GX-2022 chromosome 19, NWIPB_WYAK_1.1, whole genome shotgun sequence genomic region, the following are encoded:
- the GGT6 gene encoding glutathione hydrolase 6 isoform X1 — protein MEPEAGPVLYQKLRVWEPSLESEEEEEEISEQLILDASGPHDSSGNKAGRLPGAWAQLVAALLLLAVGFSLAVRQLYSSGASPGALGSGAPPASGHSHRPGVYHHGAIISPAAECSRLGRELFVAGGNIVDAGVGAALCLAVVHPHTTGLGATYWGLFHNSSSGNSTALTSGPAQTLAPGLGLPSALPALHMLHTHFGRLPWPHLLVGPISLAQKGFLVDTSLASALAAQDTKGLCPLFCHANGTPLGPGTRVTNTKLAAVLHKASLAPTPDLSGDALLSLLAEDLGLEGPSVGPRPTLEPALQLPVPQGILFTTPSPSAGPELLELLEASLQSAGPSPAPCPPLPQAAAAPRSSVLATVDSSGSVLLLISSLNSSFGSGHLSPSTGVLLSNLVAESAAGAWACPLIFHDISDDTEVDVLGLVASGTPAAVRVMTHALLSHLARPQTPDQQGPTESPRACGQGTLLQVAAHMEHAHVSSVPSGCCPFQGF, from the exons ATGGAACCCGAAGCAGGGCCTGTGCTCTACCAGAAGCTGCGGGTCTGGGAGCCGAGCCTGGAGtccgaggaggaagaggaggagatttCGGAGCAGCTCATTCTGGATGCCTCCGGGCCCCACGACTCCTCTGG GAACAAGGCTGGCCGTCTGCCCGGGGCCTGGGCCCAACTGGTGGCCGCCCTGCTGTTGCTGGCCGTCGGCTTCTCCCTGGCCGTGAGGCAACTCTACAGCAGCGGTGCCTCTCCAGGAGCCTTGGGCTCTGGGGCCCCTCCAGCCAGCGGGCACTCCCACAGGCCTGGCGTGTACCACCACGGCGCCATCATCAGCCCAGCAG CTGAGTGCTCCCGCCTGGGTCGAGAGCTGTTTGTTGCTGGGGGCAACATCGTGGATGCTGGAGTTGGAGCAGCCTTGTGTCTGGCAGTGGTCCATCCTCACACCACAGGGCTAG GTGCCACGTACTGGGGCCTCTTCCACAATAGCTCCTCGGGCAACTCCACTGCCCTGACATCGGGCCCAGCCCAGACCCTGGCCCCCGGCCTGGGGCTGCCCTCAGCTCTGCCCGCCCTGCACATGCTGCACACTCATTTCGGCCGCCTGCCCTGGCCACACCTGCTGGTGGGCCCCATCTCACTGGCTCAAAAGGGCTTTCTGGTGGACACATCCCTGGCCAGCGCCCTGGCAGCCCAGGACACCAAGGGCCTCTGTCCACTATTTTGCCATGCTAACGGGACACCCCTGGGCCCCGGGACTCGAGTCACCAACACCAAGCTGGCAGCTGTGCTCCACAAGGCCTCActggcccccaccccagacctctcTGGGGACGCCCTGCTGAGTCTGCTGGCCGAAGACCTGGGGTTGGAGGGCCCCTCAGTCGGGCCCAGGCCCACCTTGGAGCCAGCCCTGCAGCTACCTGTGCCCCAGGGCATCCTGttcaccacccccagcccctcagctGGCCCAGAACTGCTGGAGCTGCTGGAAGCATCTCTACAGTCTGCAGGGCCCAGCCCTGCGCCCTGCCCACCACTCCCGCAAGCTGCTGCAGCCCCCAGGAGCAGTGTCCTGGCCACCGTGGACAGCAGCGGCTCCGTCCTCCTTCTCATCTCCTCGCTCAACAGCTCCTTCGGCTCTGGACACCTGTCCCCAAGCACCGGAGTTCTACTCAGCAACCTGGTGGCTGAGTCTGCAGCTGGTGCCTGGGCCTGTCCCCTCATCTTTCATGACATCTCAGATGACACAGAGGTCGATGTGTTGGGGCTGGTGGCTTCAGGGACCCCTGCAGCTGTCAGAGTCATGACTCACGCTCTGCTCAGCCACCTGGCCAGGCCCCAAACCCCAGACCAGCAAGGACCAACAGAGAGCCCCAGAGCTTGTGGCCAGGGGACCCTGCTCCAGGTGGCAGCCCACATGGAGCACGCCCATGTCTCCAGTGTCCCCAGTGGCTGCTGCCCCTTCCAGGGGTTTTAA
- the GGT6 gene encoding glutathione hydrolase 6 isoform X2 → MEPEAGPVLYQKLRVWEPSLESEEEEEEISEQLILDASGPHDSSGNKAGRLPGAWAQLVAALLLLAVGFSLAVRQLYSSGASPGALGSGAPPASGHSHRPGVYHHGAIISPAAECSRLGRELFVAGGNIVDAGVGAALCLAVVHPHTTGLGHCCSPQEQCPGHRGQQRLRPPSHLLAQQLLRLWTPVPKHRSSTQQPGG, encoded by the exons ATGGAACCCGAAGCAGGGCCTGTGCTCTACCAGAAGCTGCGGGTCTGGGAGCCGAGCCTGGAGtccgaggaggaagaggaggagatttCGGAGCAGCTCATTCTGGATGCCTCCGGGCCCCACGACTCCTCTGG GAACAAGGCTGGCCGTCTGCCCGGGGCCTGGGCCCAACTGGTGGCCGCCCTGCTGTTGCTGGCCGTCGGCTTCTCCCTGGCCGTGAGGCAACTCTACAGCAGCGGTGCCTCTCCAGGAGCCTTGGGCTCTGGGGCCCCTCCAGCCAGCGGGCACTCCCACAGGCCTGGCGTGTACCACCACGGCGCCATCATCAGCCCAGCAG CTGAGTGCTCCCGCCTGGGTCGAGAGCTGTTTGTTGCTGGGGGCAACATCGTGGATGCTGGAGTTGGAGCAGCCTTGTGTCTGGCAGTGGTCCATCCTCACACCACAGGGCTAGGTCA CTGCTGCAGCCCCCAGGAGCAGTGTCCTGGCCACCGTGGACAGCAGCGGCTCCGTCCTCCTTCTCATCTCCTCGCTCAACAGCTCCTTCGGCTCTGGACACCTGTCCCCAAGCACCGGAGTTCTACTCAGCAACCTGGTGGCTGA